Below is a window of Deinococcus misasensis DSM 22328 DNA.
GATGCTGCCGGGCATCAGTTGTCCAAATCCGATGTTTTTGATGTCCAGTTTCACCCCGAGGTCTTTGGCGATCTCGCGGGCGATGTCCACATCGAAACCGACAATTTCACCTTTGTCGTTGGTGAACTCGAAGGGCTGGAATTGTGGATCGGTGCCCAGCACCAGCACACCTTTCTTCTTGATTTCCGCAACGGTGGTGGCAAGTGCAGTGCTGGCCAGCAGCAGTCCAAGCATCAGGATTTTCTTCATGTTGACCTCCCTTGTCAACCATAACACAGCATTTCCAGTGGGTGCTGGACATTTCACAGCTTTTGAAGTTGTCTCAGACAGGAAAACATGTTTTTCTGCTGGCAACTGACAGCCAGAGCAGACAGCATCCTCTGGCTCAGAGAACACAGTCTGCTCTGGTGTTTTGAAGTTCAGTGTGAAACGGGAATCAGGCGGAACCTCTGGGCGTTGGTGGCGTTGCAGGTCCACTGTTGCAACTGGACATCGGCCAGAGAGGATCCGGGCACATCCAGACACTTGCTGGAGTGTTTGAAGCCAAATTGCCAGACGGCGGTGGCCACCTGAGCGGGGCGCAGAAGCTGGTTTCTGAGGCCCGCGTCGTCCGGGTTGGCGTGACAATCCCACTGATGCAGTTTGGCCCCGTCTCCGGTGGCAATGTCCTGAATGTCAATGCATTTTCCAGAGTGCACGGCCTGAATCTGGTAGTAGACCCCCTCGGGCGTGTTCACCTGTTTGAAGCGGTAATCCTGGTTGTAGTACACGTTCTGGTTGATGCAGGCGTACTGTTTGACGCTGGCTCCGTTGGCGCTGCTGACCCCATCCACATCCATGCATTTGTTGCTGTTCAGGTTCTGGATGCGGTAGATGCCACCGTTTGCAATGCTGGTGGCTCCGCCTCCTCCAGTGGATGGATACAGGCTGTTGATGCCTGCAATGTCGGTTGCAGTCAGCGTGCTGCCATTTCCAACCCGGTTGTAATCAATGCCAGAGACTTTGGGGGTCATGGCCAGTTGATTGCCCCAGTACAGCCCATAGTGCATGATGCTGTAAAAGTCGTAGGCACCGTAAGGCTTGGCGTTGGGCAGGATCTGGTACTGGCTTTGCCAGTCGGCAGGAATGGCGTTCCAGTTGACGGTGATGTACTGGTCGCGGTCCGAACGGGTTTGTTCGTGCTGCGCACCAGAGGCGTGGGTCATTTCGTGCAGCACAATGCCCATGGTGTGGCAGCCATCTCCCAGAGAGAGGTCTTGCTGACCGTTGCCGTTCATGCCCACGTAAGACCAGCAGCCGTCTCCCTTGAAGAAGCGCACGTAATTGGTCTGGTTGGTGCGTGGAACCCATTTCAGGTTGAGGTTGGTGTTGTAATAATTCACGGCTTGCTGAATCAAAGCAGTCTGTCCACTCAGGCTGGAGTCAATCACATATGGGACGGTTTTGTTGGTCCAGAGCTGGGTGGTCATGATGGCCCCCTGAGGGCGTGCTTTGTGTTCATCCTCGTGGGCGATCACGATGTCTCCCTGAAACATCTGTTTACCGTTTTTCAGGTAGGTGGTGATGGCATTCGGGCTTTCTTGACCTGCGAGTTGCACTTGCAGGCGGGTCCACTCGGGCTTGCTGTCAAAATCCATGAAGTGGGGATCGGTGACGGTTTGGGGGGCAGGGGTGGGGCTGGAGCAGGCCACAAAAAGGCCGACCGAAACCAGCCCGAGCAAAGTCATCTGGCGTTTCATGTTGTTTCCTCCAAAAAGGGTTTTTGTGGTCTTCAAAAGTTTGTGGGGCGTGCAGCACAGCACATCCATGTTCCAGAGCAACAGTGGTCAGCCAAGACAGGCCATGAATGAACACCTGTTAGGTGGCAAAACAGGAGGTCTTCCTCTGGTGCTTTCCCGGGAATGGAGACATGAGATGGGTTGTGTAGCGGTATAGTAACCAGCCTGTTTTCATTCTGGAAGTACCTGTCTATACAAAAATCAGCAGTTTTGTGGTTTTGTAAGGAAAACGTGCAATGACAAGAATCCTTTCTGGAAAAGCACTCCTTGAGATTGGGGTTTTCCAGAAGGGGTCGGCATGTGTTTTCCCTGAGGTTTTGTAGGGGCTTACATTTGAAATGGCATTCATGAGGTCAAAACGGTGCGCTGACCCACCCCTCTGGTTTACTGCGGTCCGGTGTATACCACTCGGGTGGTTCATGGATTTGGACCCTGCCATCTACAGCAACCACAGATACACCGGGCTGAAACCACCCTCCTGATCCCTATCCTGAAGACCAAGGAGGGTACGAATGACACAGATCCAATGGCTGGGCACCCCACGTTTGACGCCCGAGCAAGCATCTCTGCTCACTCCCGAGGCCCTCGAATTTGTATTCCATCTGGAAAGGCGCTTCGGGAGTGACCGCAAAGGGTTGTTGGCCGTACGCGCCGCACGCCAGCAAGACATTCAGCAGGGGAAACATCCCACGTTCCTTTCAGAAACCCGCTTCATCCGTGAAAAAGACTGGCAGATTTCCCCTTTGCCACAAGACCTGCTGGACCGCCGGGTGGAAATCACCGGACCAGTGGACCGCAAAATGATCATCAACGCCCTGAACAGCGGAGCAAAAGTCTTTATGGCCGACTTTGAAGACGCGAACAGTCCCACATGGGAAAACTGCATTCAGGGTCAGATCAACCTGCGCGACGCCGTCCGCAAAACCATCACCTTTGAAGGGGCAGGGAAGACCTACCGTTTGAACGACACCATCGCCACCCTCAAAGTGCGCCCCAGAGGCTTGCACCTCGAAGAAAAACACGTGCTGCTCTCTGGAGAACCCATCTCTGCAAGCCTGTTCGATTTCGGGATGTTCCTGTTTCACAACGCAAAAGAACTGCTGCGCCAGGGATCGGGTCCTTACTTTTACCTGCCCAAACTGGAAAGCCATCAAGAGGCCCGCTGGTGGAACCATGTGTTCGTGTTTGCACAGGAGTATCTCGGGCTCCCCAGAGGGACCATCAAAGCCACCGTTTTGATCGAAACCATCCTCGCCGCTTTCGAGATGGACGAAATCCTGTACGAACTCCGCGAACACTCGGCAGGTCTGAACTGTGGACGCTGGGACTACATTTTTTCGATCATCAAGAAGTTCCGGCATGACCCCAAATTTGTGATGCCAGACCGGGCCAGAGTGACCATGGCCACCCCCATGATGACCGCTTACTCCAAACTGGCGGTCCAGACCTGCCACAGGCGCGGAGCCCCAGCCATCGGAGGGATGAGCGCTTTCATTCCGGTCAAGAACGATGAGGAGGCAAACCAGAGGGCCTTCGAGCAGGTGCGCCTTGACAAGGAACGCGAAGCCCGAAACGGCCACGATGGAACATGGGTGGCCCACCCCGGACTGGTGCCTGTCGCTCTGGAAGTCTTTGACCGCCTGATGCCCGGCCCCAACCAGATTCACAAGCAACTTCCAGAGCTGGAAGTCACCCCAGAGGACCTGCTGACCGTCCCGCAAGGGGACATCACCGACGAAGGGGTCAGAACCAATGTCTCTGTGGGCCTGCAATATCTTGCCGCATGGCTTTCAGGCTCTGGGGCCGTTCCCA
It encodes the following:
- a CDS encoding M12 family metallopeptidase; the protein is MKRQMTLLGLVSVGLFVACSSPTPAPQTVTDPHFMDFDSKPEWTRLQVQLAGQESPNAITTYLKNGKQMFQGDIVIAHEDEHKARPQGAIMTTQLWTNKTVPYVIDSSLSGQTALIQQAVNYYNTNLNLKWVPRTNQTNYVRFFKGDGCWSYVGMNGNGQQDLSLGDGCHTMGIVLHEMTHASGAQHEQTRSDRDQYITVNWNAIPADWQSQYQILPNAKPYGAYDFYSIMHYGLYWGNQLAMTPKVSGIDYNRVGNGSTLTATDIAGINSLYPSTGGGGATSIANGGIYRIQNLNSNKCMDVDGVSSANGASVKQYACINQNVYYNQDYRFKQVNTPEGVYYQIQAVHSGKCIDIQDIATGDGAKLHQWDCHANPDDAGLRNQLLRPAQVATAVWQFGFKHSSKCLDVPGSSLADVQLQQWTCNATNAQRFRLIPVSH
- the aceB gene encoding malate synthase A is translated as MTQIQWLGTPRLTPEQASLLTPEALEFVFHLERRFGSDRKGLLAVRAARQQDIQQGKHPTFLSETRFIREKDWQISPLPQDLLDRRVEITGPVDRKMIINALNSGAKVFMADFEDANSPTWENCIQGQINLRDAVRKTITFEGAGKTYRLNDTIATLKVRPRGLHLEEKHVLLSGEPISASLFDFGMFLFHNAKELLRQGSGPYFYLPKLESHQEARWWNHVFVFAQEYLGLPRGTIKATVLIETILAAFEMDEILYELREHSAGLNCGRWDYIFSIIKKFRHDPKFVMPDRARVTMATPMMTAYSKLAVQTCHRRGAPAIGGMSAFIPVKNDEEANQRAFEQVRLDKEREARNGHDGTWVAHPGLVPVALEVFDRLMPGPNQIHKQLPELEVTPEDLLTVPQGDITDEGVRTNVSVGLQYLAAWLSGSGAVPIHNLMEDAATAEISRAQLWQWIHHQQTTRTGRKITRERVNAILQKELSHLKTSNASQARVLDQAATLYRSLLEQEEFQEFLTLKGYQMLAEGQGLRAEG